A portion of the Kwoniella newhampshirensis strain CBS 13917 chromosome 1, whole genome shotgun sequence genome contains these proteins:
- a CDS encoding translation initiation factor SUI1, which produces MSTTTITKDKVDATSKKSKAPAGDAGVENLGPAFDPFAPVNDTPSIEKAVGSKNDKIHIRLQQRNGRKTLTTVQGIPKKFNHTKILKAMKKEFACNGTVVKPEEANGEDDSPAPAGPKPNHGDVLQLQGDQRVAVKEFLIESGIVSAKEVKDLIVIHGY; this is translated from the exons ATGAGCACGACAA CTATCACAAAGGACAAAGTGGACGCCACTTCCAAGAAATCAAAGGCCCCGGCTGGAGATGCTGGGGTCGAGAACCTAGGTCCTGCatttg ACCCCTTCGCTCCCGTGAACGATACCCCATCTATCGAAAAGGCTGTAGGAAGCAAAAATGACAAGATCCACATCC GTCTTCAACAGCGTAACGGTCGAAAGACCCTCACGACTGTCCAGGGTATTCCCAAGAAGTTCAATCACACCAAGATCCTCAaagcgatgaagaaggaattCGCATGCAACGGTACCGTCGTCAAGCCCGAAGAGGCCaacggagaagatgattcTCCGGCTCCCGCCGGACCCAAGCCCAACCATGGGGATGTCCTTCAATTGCAAGGAGATCAGAGGGTAGCGGTCAAGGAATTTCTCATCGAGTCCGGTATCGTTAGCGCCAAAGAGGTCAAGGACCTCATCGTTAT TCACGGTTACTAA